One genomic segment of Ricinus communis isolate WT05 ecotype wild-type chromosome 5, ASM1957865v1, whole genome shotgun sequence includes these proteins:
- the LOC8278495 gene encoding transmembrane protein 120 homolog: MESSTLEDSANKIEEEVERVVEQAKQVQEAAASLISRSTNDEQSLRQRALSLESSIRRCRSLFDSLLSRNLIHPKLADKLDEDLQRARCMMVDGDAAAFLPSKAQGGFLKMFLGPINVRASRKDVQLKVKEEYNSYRDRTALLFLLFPSLLLILRSWLWDGCLPAFPVQLYQAWLLFLYTGLALRENILRSNGSDIRPWWIYHHYCAMVMALVSLTWEIKGQPNCAQKQRGVQLFLQWAMMQGVAMLLQNRYQRQRLYTRIALGKAKRMDVVWGETAGVDGQLWLLCPILFILQGFEAYVGLQLLRTAFVRVVSEWQVIFCGMLLVFMAVGNFFNTVQTLMVKSRFKAKMKRSKSKQELD; encoded by the exons ATGGAGTCATCGACGTTGGAGGATTCAGCTAACAAGATAGAGGAAGAGGTGGAAAGAGTGGTGGAGCAGGCAAAACAAGTACAAGAAGCAGCGGCGTCTCTTATATCAAGGTCTACTAACGATGAGCAGTCCCTCCGCCAGCGTGCTCTTTCGCTCGAATCTTCCATTCGCCGTTGCCGTTCCCTTTTCGACTCTCTCCTCTCCCGCAACCTCATCCATCCCAAGCTTGCTGATAag CTGGATGAAGATTTACAAAGAGCCAGATGTATGATGGTTGATGGTGATGCCGCTGCTTTTCTTCCTTCCAAAGCTCAGG GCGGGTTTCTTAAAATGTTCCTGGGACCAATTAATGTCCGTGCCTCTCGCAAAGACGTTCAATTGAAGGTTAAAGAGGAGTACAACAGTTATAGGGATAGAACTGcccttctctttcttctttttccatcACTTCTTCTGATTCTAAGATCTTGGCTCTGGGATGGATGTTTGCCCGCTTTTCCTGTTCAACTCTACCAGGCTTGGCTTTTGTTCCTCTATACAGGCTTGGCTTTGCGTGAAAATATTCTCAGATCCAATGGAAGTGATATTCGTCCTTG GTGGATATACCATCATTATTGTGCTATGGTTATGGCCCTTGTTAGTCTTACGTGGGAGATTAAAGGACAACCAAATTGTGCCCAGAAACAG AGAGGGGTTCAACTTTTCTTGCAATGGGCTATGATGCAAGGTGTAGCCATGCTTCTACAGAACAGATATCAACGCCAAAGACTTTATACTCGTATCGCCTTGGGAAAG GCAAAGAGGATGGATGTTGTCTGGGGTGAAACAGCTGGTGTGGATGGCCAATTGTGGCTTTTGTGCCCTATTCTCTTCATTTTGCAG GGTTTTGAGGCATATGTTGGACTACAGTTGCTCAGGACTGCATTTGTAAGAGTTGTCTCTGAATGGCAG GTAATATTCTGTGGGATGCTTTTGGTTTTCATGGCGGTTGGGAACTTCTTCAACACAGTTCAAACACTCATGGTAAAGTCAAGGTTTAAggcaaaaatgaaaagaagcAAGAGCAAGCAGGAATTAGATTGA
- the LOC8278496 gene encoding trihelix transcription factor GTL1 isoform X2, whose translation MQQGGGDPTQSPYGLPSVTMTTHMLVSAAVDQQQQQLVEEASPISSRPPATTGGNLDDFMRLSGSAADEDELADRATSGNRWPRQETIALLQIRSDMDAAFRDATVKGPLWEDVSRKLNELGYKRSAKKCKEKFENVHKYYKRTKEGRGGRQDGKTYRFFTQLEALHNTTGATINIVSPSQPISTAATTATTTLDVSPVSIGIPMPAVSSVRNYPPSTVGISTIFPAVTAPLPPPPPPPRAGISFSSTSNGSSSSPSFQDDDDDDDDDDEPSNIAAGSSRKRKRHSSEGGTRRMMDFFEGLMKHVMQKQEAMQQRFLDAIEKRENDRVVREEAWKRQEMARLSREHELMAQERAISASRDAAIVSFIQKITGQTIQLPSPVTIPAVLQPPPAPQSKPVPLAPIVTVSIQQPPLPQPPSAAAPPPPQQQDKHQVHRHHDRQSSISSELAIGVAEGMPQEIGSSRSLEPSSSRWPKAEVLALIKLRSGLEFRYQEAGPKGPLWEEISAGMQRMGYKRSAKRCKEKWENINKYFKKVKESNKKRPEDAKTCPYFHELDALYRKKVLVTTAGGGTISTSGFANQITRPEQQQQQESTKPDDRTEASATLLPAQSSQSQAKGGSGADANTGLPGNLFGEGNAGAGNKKTS comes from the exons ATGCAGCAAGGAGGAGGGGATCCCACTCAATCCCCATATGGACTCCCATCTGTTACAATGACCACTCACATGCTGGTCTCAGCCGCAGTCGaccaacagcagcagcagctaGTAGAAGAGGCCTCACCCATTAGCAGCCGACCTCCCGCGACCACCGGCGGGAATTTGGATGACTTTATGAGGCTATCAGGGAGCGCAGCCGACGAGGATGAATTAGCAGATCGAGCTACAAGCGGTAACAGATGGCCTCGTCAAGAAACAATTGCTCTTCTCCAAATTAGGTCTGATATGGATGCCGCCTTTCGCGATGCCACCGTCAAGGGTCCTCTTTGGGAAGATGTCTCCAG GAAGCTAAATGAGCTAGGCTACAAGAGAAGCGCAAAAAAATGTAAGGAAAAATTTGAGAATGTGCACAAATATTACAAACGCACAAAGGAAGGGCGAGGGGGTCGCCAAGATGGGAAAACCTATAGGTTTTTCACCCAGCTAGAGGCTCTCCACAACACTACCGGCGCAACTATCAACATAGTCTCACCCTCTCAGCCAATATCCACTGCCGCCACCACAGCCACAACCACCTTAGATGTCTCTCCTGTTTCTATTGGAATCCCTATGCCTGCAGTCTCCTCCGTTAGAAATTATCCACCTTCAACTGTTGGCATCTCCACAATATTTCCTGCTGTTACTGCACCGCTGCCGcctccacctccacctccacgTGCAGGTATTAGCTTCTCGTCAACTTCAAatggttcttcttcttccccaaGCTTccaagatgatgatgatgatgatgatgatgatgatgaaccATCCAACATTGCTGCTGGTTCCAGCCGCAAACGTAAAAGGCATTCTTCTGAAGGAGGCACCCGCCGGATGATGGACTTTTTTGAGGGGCTTATGAAACATGTTATGCAAAAGCAAGAGGCCATGCAACAGAGGTTCTTGGACGCcatagaaaaaagagaaaatgaccGGGTGGTCAGAGAAGAAGCCTGGAAAAGGCAAGAGATGGCCAGATTGAGCCGCGAGCATGAGCTTATGGCTCAGGAGAGGGCCATTTCTGCTTCCAGAGATGCTGCCATAGTTTCCTTTATACAAAAGATTACTGGCCAAACCATCCAATTGCCTTCTCCTGTAACTATTCCAGCAGTCCTACAGCCACCACCCGCGCCCCAATCGAAACCTGTGCCATTGGCACCCATAGTCACTGTCTCAATCCAACAGCCACCACTCCCGCAACCACCATCAGCTGCAGCTCCACCACCACCTCAACAACAAGACAAGCATCAAGTTCATCGTCATCATGATCGCCAATCATCTATTTCCTCCGAATTGGCAATTGGTGTCGCAGAGGGAATGCCGCAAGAGATTGGCAGTAGTAGGAGCCTTGAACCAAGCTCTTCAAGATGGCCGAAAGCAGAAGTACTAGCACTTATAAAATTGAGGAGTGGGCTTGAGTTCAGATACCAGGAGGCGGGGCCCAAGGGCCCACTTTGGGAAGAAATCTCAGCGGGGATGCAGCGGATGGGCTACAAGAGGAGTGCCAAGAGATGTAAGGAGAAATGGGAAAACATCAACAAGTACTTCAAGAAGGTCAAAGAAAGTAACAAGAAACGTCCTGAAGATGCCAAGACCTGTCCCTATTTTCACGAACTAGATGCGCTTTATAGGAAAAAGGTACTTGTCACAACCGCTGGAGGTGGAACCATTAGCACTAGTGGATTTGCCAACCAAATCACTAGGCCggaacagcagcagcagcaggagAGTACAAAGCCAGATGATAGGACTGAGGCCTCGGCAACATTACTCCCGGCACAATCTTCTCAATCACAAGCCAAAGGTGGAAGTGGTGCTGATGCTAATACTGGTTTGCCTGGTAATCTCTTTGGAGAAGGAAATGCAGGAGCAGGAAACAAg AAGACATCGTGA
- the LOC8278496 gene encoding trihelix transcription factor GTL1 isoform X1 codes for MQQGGGDPTQSPYGLPSVTMTTHMLVSAAVDQQQQQLVEEASPISSRPPATTGGNLDDFMRLSGSAADEDELADRATSGNRWPRQETIALLQIRSDMDAAFRDATVKGPLWEDVSRKLNELGYKRSAKKCKEKFENVHKYYKRTKEGRGGRQDGKTYRFFTQLEALHNTTGATINIVSPSQPISTAATTATTTLDVSPVSIGIPMPAVSSVRNYPPSTVGISTIFPAVTAPLPPPPPPPRAGISFSSTSNGSSSSPSFQDDDDDDDDDDEPSNIAAGSSRKRKRHSSEGGTRRMMDFFEGLMKHVMQKQEAMQQRFLDAIEKRENDRVVREEAWKRQEMARLSREHELMAQERAISASRDAAIVSFIQKITGQTIQLPSPVTIPAVLQPPPAPQSKPVPLAPIVTVSIQQPPLPQPPSAAAPPPPQQQDKHQVHRHHDRQSSISSELAIGVAEGMPQEIGSSRSLEPSSSRWPKAEVLALIKLRSGLEFRYQEAGPKGPLWEEISAGMQRMGYKRSAKRCKEKWENINKYFKKVKESNKKRPEDAKTCPYFHELDALYRKKVLVTTAGGGTISTSGFANQITRPEQQQQQESTKPDDRTEASATLLPAQSSQSQAKGGSGADANTGLPGNLFGEGNAGAGNKPEDIVKELIQPQGPQKQQESQFTVHDYEKMEEDDDSDIDHENDEDDVEELDLEDDEEEDDDEVQEEERKMAYKIEYQRPNTSASNGGGNGAPSILAMVQ; via the exons ATGCAGCAAGGAGGAGGGGATCCCACTCAATCCCCATATGGACTCCCATCTGTTACAATGACCACTCACATGCTGGTCTCAGCCGCAGTCGaccaacagcagcagcagctaGTAGAAGAGGCCTCACCCATTAGCAGCCGACCTCCCGCGACCACCGGCGGGAATTTGGATGACTTTATGAGGCTATCAGGGAGCGCAGCCGACGAGGATGAATTAGCAGATCGAGCTACAAGCGGTAACAGATGGCCTCGTCAAGAAACAATTGCTCTTCTCCAAATTAGGTCTGATATGGATGCCGCCTTTCGCGATGCCACCGTCAAGGGTCCTCTTTGGGAAGATGTCTCCAG GAAGCTAAATGAGCTAGGCTACAAGAGAAGCGCAAAAAAATGTAAGGAAAAATTTGAGAATGTGCACAAATATTACAAACGCACAAAGGAAGGGCGAGGGGGTCGCCAAGATGGGAAAACCTATAGGTTTTTCACCCAGCTAGAGGCTCTCCACAACACTACCGGCGCAACTATCAACATAGTCTCACCCTCTCAGCCAATATCCACTGCCGCCACCACAGCCACAACCACCTTAGATGTCTCTCCTGTTTCTATTGGAATCCCTATGCCTGCAGTCTCCTCCGTTAGAAATTATCCACCTTCAACTGTTGGCATCTCCACAATATTTCCTGCTGTTACTGCACCGCTGCCGcctccacctccacctccacgTGCAGGTATTAGCTTCTCGTCAACTTCAAatggttcttcttcttccccaaGCTTccaagatgatgatgatgatgatgatgatgatgatgaaccATCCAACATTGCTGCTGGTTCCAGCCGCAAACGTAAAAGGCATTCTTCTGAAGGAGGCACCCGCCGGATGATGGACTTTTTTGAGGGGCTTATGAAACATGTTATGCAAAAGCAAGAGGCCATGCAACAGAGGTTCTTGGACGCcatagaaaaaagagaaaatgaccGGGTGGTCAGAGAAGAAGCCTGGAAAAGGCAAGAGATGGCCAGATTGAGCCGCGAGCATGAGCTTATGGCTCAGGAGAGGGCCATTTCTGCTTCCAGAGATGCTGCCATAGTTTCCTTTATACAAAAGATTACTGGCCAAACCATCCAATTGCCTTCTCCTGTAACTATTCCAGCAGTCCTACAGCCACCACCCGCGCCCCAATCGAAACCTGTGCCATTGGCACCCATAGTCACTGTCTCAATCCAACAGCCACCACTCCCGCAACCACCATCAGCTGCAGCTCCACCACCACCTCAACAACAAGACAAGCATCAAGTTCATCGTCATCATGATCGCCAATCATCTATTTCCTCCGAATTGGCAATTGGTGTCGCAGAGGGAATGCCGCAAGAGATTGGCAGTAGTAGGAGCCTTGAACCAAGCTCTTCAAGATGGCCGAAAGCAGAAGTACTAGCACTTATAAAATTGAGGAGTGGGCTTGAGTTCAGATACCAGGAGGCGGGGCCCAAGGGCCCACTTTGGGAAGAAATCTCAGCGGGGATGCAGCGGATGGGCTACAAGAGGAGTGCCAAGAGATGTAAGGAGAAATGGGAAAACATCAACAAGTACTTCAAGAAGGTCAAAGAAAGTAACAAGAAACGTCCTGAAGATGCCAAGACCTGTCCCTATTTTCACGAACTAGATGCGCTTTATAGGAAAAAGGTACTTGTCACAACCGCTGGAGGTGGAACCATTAGCACTAGTGGATTTGCCAACCAAATCACTAGGCCggaacagcagcagcagcaggagAGTACAAAGCCAGATGATAGGACTGAGGCCTCGGCAACATTACTCCCGGCACAATCTTCTCAATCACAAGCCAAAGGTGGAAGTGGTGCTGATGCTAATACTGGTTTGCCTGGTAATCTCTTTGGAGAAGGAAATGCAGGAGCAGGAAACAAg CCAGAAGACATCGTGAAGGAGCTTATACAACCGCAGGGGCCGCAAAAGCAACAAGAATCACAGTTTACGGTGcatgactatgagaaaatggAGGAAGATGATGACAGTGACATAGATCATGagaatgatgaagatgatgtcGAAGAATTGGATCTTGAGGACgacgaagaagaagatgacGATGAAGtacaagaagaagagaggaagatgGCCTACAAAATAGAATATCAGAGGCCGAACACGAGCGCCTCTAATGGGGGAGGGAATGGGGCGCCCTCCATTTTGGCCATGGTCCAGTAA